Within Trichoderma atroviride chromosome 2, complete sequence, the genomic segment CACACGCGATCACTTATCGCTCAGGCGGGTGACGCTTATCGAGAGGGTGGCGCCAGCGCTTAGTCACCCGACCCAGCTCTTTTTCGTGGCAATGCTGGCTGGAGGATGCGGATGAAGCGTTGCATCTGGTCACGGCATGGTACTATACATGTAATATAAACTACCTAGGCAGTAGTATCATTAATATGATAAACAACGCAACTACCGAATACTACCCAAGTAGCTTAGCATCTGCGCTTTTTTGTTCTAAAAATACTGAGAAAAGATTACGGCTCATCCATTTGTACGAAAACGTCCATGCACTCTGGAGGAACGATAGTTTATCTGCTAGCTTTGCAAATGGGGTATCTCGCTTAGACGACCAGGACGCCTCCTTAATCATAACTGCGCAACAAGCAACCTTGGTGGTAATGTCAAcgaatgatgatgatgatgatgatgtggaCTGATAGTTACTCTCCCACTTCACGGTCGTTATCCCAGTGTATAAATGAAATGACCCTCCATTGCCACGAGTAATGCCGAATTTGCTTTCCCCAGAAATACAAGGGGATCCACATAAGGAGGACTCCCCCCCGCAATTCCCGCCATGGCTCCAAATGCGTCCTGGTAGCCAGAGAGGTCGACCCAGGGATTTGTTtcaaaggagagaaagaaggcgaATAGGGCTGGACCTTGTTAGTCGTGGTGAAATCCTTTGTCATCACATATACAAGTAGTGAGTGAAACGTACCCTTGAATCCGGTGACTGCCAACGTTATCTCACCTGCCACTGGACGGTAAGAATCAATGACATAGACTATGCAAATCGTATTGGACTGCGTGATGGAAAAGTTGACTGCATTCAGTGGATTAGAGCCAAACTCATTTTGTAATTGTTAGCTGGGGGGGGTTCTCTTACGGAGGCCTAGTCCTATGGTTGGGCATATCCAGTGAAGCTTGTACTGAATACCAACGCCATAGAGAATCAGCGCAAGTGGCGCGGTGATTGCAGATATCATCACTGCCGGTAGTCGCATCTCCGGTTCTCGAATGCCATTGTTTCGCTTCGTCAAGATGTCGGCAACCTTGTCCCCAAGGTGGCCACCTGCTGGTAGTCCACAGAGAGAGCcgatgacggcggcgatgtAGCAGAGCCCAACCTGGTACGAAGCAAAGCCGTACGTCTGGTTGAAAGCCGCAGCCGAGTTGGATGTAACCGCCACTAGAAACCCGATGGTCACTGCTAGAGAGATAGCAGCCCATAGCACCGGCGGGAGGATAATCAAGCCAAAGGGGCGAATCATCATTTTGAACATGTTTTCGCTCGTACCCGCAGCCTTGAATACCAAAAGCGACTCAATGTAGCTCATTTTCCTTGTGGAATTCCGTGCCTCTTGGCGTACAACTGATGGCTGTTTCTCATCTGACGCGTCTGAAGAGGGCGGTTCATAATGACCCGGCCGCAAATAGCTGGTCTCGGGCACAGTGAAAataaggagaagaaggacaaagCCCACCAAAGCAGCGCCGACTTGATAGATGGTTCTCCAAGTATGGTCTATTGTAATCAGACCAGATATTATCAGACCTCCAGCCGCGCCCACAGATAAAAAGCAGGTATACGCAGACATGACCCTTCCTCTTTCgtggagaaagaagatgtccGCAATGGA encodes:
- a CDS encoding uncharacterized protein (EggNog:ENOG41~TransMembrane:11 (i64-93o113-131i143-160o172-195i202-225o231-251i315-337o357-381i402-421o427-454i461-482o)) gives rise to the protein MTSQNDVIAPTLDPQAEEHIKEKSRKRTLGNLRLIDQETNAVILVPTPSSDPNDPLNWSKGRKYYVAGVLCLTMAVCNFLAAGPAIAMVATAMDFYPDALANGTLITSAIPKAAYFFTTTSLLQGMGNIVWVPAANKWGRRPVYVVSYAIYLAMAIWLIFEKSYARFLVGRILMGFGSGAAETLAPISIADIFFLHERGRVMSAYTCFLSVGAAGGLIISGLITIDHTWRTIYQVGAALVGFVLLLLIFTVPETSYLRPGHYEPPSSDASDEKQPSVVRQEARNSTRKMSYIESLLVFKAAGTSENMFKMMIRPFGLIILPPVLWAAISLAVTIGFLVAVTSNSAAAFNQTYGFASYQVGLCYIAAVIGSLCGLPAGGHLGDKVADILTKRNNGIREPEMRLPAVMISAITAPLALILYGVGIQYKLHWICPTIGLGLLNFSITQSNTICIVYVIDSYRPVAGEITLAVTGFKALFAFFLSFETNPWVDLSGYQDAFGAMAGIAGGSPPYVDPLVFLGKANSALLVAMEGHFIYTLG